One window of the Rhizorhabdus dicambivorans genome contains the following:
- the tatB gene encoding Sec-independent protein translocase protein TatB — protein sequence MLDVAPTELLLVAVVALVVIGPKDLPRAMRFVGQWIAKARGVARHFRSGLDEVIRQAELEEMEKKWAAENERIMREHPPQPHLIEGSADSEGEMVPLGGPPQSTDAPTIADAYQAAARTEPAAEPATPAAPQAPAQVDMFATDDPPVEPRRSGADPLP from the coding sequence ATGCTCGACGTCGCGCCTACCGAATTGCTGCTTGTGGCCGTCGTCGCGCTCGTCGTGATCGGCCCGAAAGATCTGCCGCGCGCGATGCGCTTCGTCGGCCAGTGGATCGCCAAGGCGCGCGGCGTCGCCCGCCATTTCCGCTCGGGCCTGGATGAGGTGATCCGCCAGGCCGAGTTGGAGGAGATGGAGAAGAAGTGGGCGGCCGAGAATGAACGGATCATGCGCGAGCATCCGCCCCAGCCGCACCTGATCGAGGGTTCAGCCGACAGCGAAGGCGAGATGGTGCCGCTTGGCGGCCCGCCGCAATCGACCGACGCGCCGACGATCGCTGACGCCTATCAGGCTGCTGCCCGGACCGAGCCGGCCGCCGAGCCCGCAACCCCCGCCGCGCCCCAGGCGCCGGCCCAGGTCGACATGTTCGCCACCGACGATCCGCCCGTCGAGCCCAGGCGCAGCGGAGCCGATCCGCTGCCATGA
- the scpB gene encoding SMC-Scp complex subunit ScpB, with translation MIEEPDNLLRALEAALFAAEGPMSPAELMTVIGADGLGDALPRLAASYAGRGIELVERGGRWHFQTAADLAHILRRTREEPRKLSRAGIETLAIIAYHEPVSRAEIEAIRGVQISKGTLDVLLEAGWIRPAGRREAPGRPLLYATTSAFLTHFGLGSRRDLPGIADLKAAGLLDPVDLAFEQLQMEQGGGEEEAADAED, from the coding sequence GTGATCGAGGAACCGGACAATCTGCTCCGCGCGCTGGAGGCGGCGTTGTTCGCCGCCGAGGGACCGATGAGCCCCGCCGAGCTGATGACCGTGATCGGCGCCGACGGCCTGGGGGATGCCCTGCCCCGGCTCGCCGCGTCCTATGCCGGGCGCGGCATCGAACTGGTCGAACGCGGCGGCCGCTGGCATTTCCAGACCGCCGCCGACCTGGCCCATATCCTGCGCCGCACCCGCGAGGAGCCCCGCAAGCTGAGCCGGGCCGGCATCGAGACGCTGGCGATCATCGCCTATCATGAGCCGGTCAGCCGCGCCGAGATCGAGGCGATCCGGGGCGTGCAGATATCCAAGGGCACGCTGGACGTGCTGCTGGAAGCGGGATGGATCCGGCCGGCCGGCCGCCGGGAAGCCCCCGGCCGGCCGCTGCTCTATGCGACCACGAGCGCCTTCCTGACCCATTTCGGCCTTGGCAGCCGCCGCGATCTACCCGGCATAGCCGACCTCAAGGCCGCCGGCCTGCTCGATCCGGTCGATCTCGCCTTCGAACAGCTGCAGATGGAGCAGGGCGGCGGCGAGGAGGAAGCTGCGGACGCCGAGGATTGA
- a CDS encoding twin-arginine translocase TatA/TatE family subunit, translating to MGGLSIWHWLVVGIIVLLLFGKGRFSDMMGDVAKGIKSFKKGMTEEDDSAQSAASRPAPRLQQQPPLDPNPDQHLQPMQDDRPKS from the coding sequence ATGGGTGGTTTGAGCATCTGGCATTGGCTCGTCGTCGGCATCATCGTGCTGCTGCTGTTCGGCAAGGGACGCTTTTCCGACATGATGGGGGACGTCGCCAAGGGCATCAAGAGCTTCAAGAAGGGCATGACCGAGGAGGACGACTCCGCGCAGTCGGCCGCGTCGCGTCCCGCGCCGCGCCTGCAGCAGCAGCCGCCGCTCGACCCCAATCCCGACCAGCATCTGCAGCCGATGCAGGACGATCGGCCGAAGAGCTGA
- the nagZ gene encoding beta-N-acetylhexosaminidase, translated as MTPLFLGLAGTELSEAERAFFGSVDPAGFILFKRNVADRTQLRALTDALRALSGRADVPILIDQEGGRVARMQPPEWPAFPKGELFDRLYDIAAVTAIEAARHNAAAIATMLGEVGINVDCLPLLDVRQPGAHDIIGDRALGSEPLRVAAMGRAVIEGLRSGGAVGVVKHVPGHGRAMADSHVELPVVTADAEALETDLAPFIRLADAPMAMTAHVVYPAWDAEQCASLSAKVIGDIIRGRIGFDGLLMSDDLGMHALSGGFGERAAGVLAAGCDVALHCSGDMAEMEAVAGAVGPIGGQAKQRLDRAMATVAGARPAATVAELMAERDALMAVLPA; from the coding sequence ATGACTCCTCTATTCCTCGGCCTCGCCGGAACCGAGCTCAGCGAGGCCGAGCGGGCCTTCTTCGGCTCCGTCGATCCCGCCGGCTTCATCCTGTTCAAGCGCAACGTCGCCGACCGGACCCAGCTGCGCGCGCTGACCGATGCCTTGCGCGCGCTGTCGGGCCGGGCCGACGTGCCGATCCTGATCGACCAGGAAGGCGGCCGCGTCGCCCGGATGCAACCGCCCGAATGGCCCGCCTTCCCGAAGGGTGAACTGTTCGACCGGCTCTATGACATCGCCGCCGTCACCGCGATCGAGGCCGCGCGCCACAATGCCGCGGCGATCGCGACGATGCTGGGCGAGGTCGGCATCAACGTGGACTGCCTGCCGCTGCTCGACGTCCGCCAGCCGGGCGCGCACGACATCATCGGCGACCGGGCGCTGGGATCGGAACCGCTGCGCGTGGCGGCGATGGGCCGGGCAGTGATCGAGGGCCTGCGCAGCGGCGGGGCGGTCGGCGTCGTCAAGCATGTGCCCGGCCATGGCCGGGCGATGGCCGACAGCCATGTCGAGCTGCCCGTCGTCACGGCCGATGCCGAGGCGCTGGAGACCGACCTGGCGCCATTCATCAGGCTGGCCGACGCGCCGATGGCGATGACCGCGCATGTCGTCTATCCCGCCTGGGATGCGGAGCAGTGCGCCAGCCTGTCGGCCAAGGTGATCGGCGACATCATTCGGGGCCGGATCGGTTTCGACGGGCTGCTGATGTCGGACGACCTGGGCATGCACGCGCTGAGCGGCGGCTTCGGCGAACGCGCGGCCGGCGTGCTGGCGGCGGGCTGCGACGTCGCCCTCCACTGCTCGGGCGACATGGCCGAAATGGAAGCGGTGGCCGGCGCGGTCGGACCGATCGGCGGGCAGGCGAAGCAGCGGCTCGACCGGGCGATGGCGACCGTGGCCGGTGCTCGACCGGCCGCGACGGTCGCGGAACTGATGGCCGAACGCGACGCGCTGATGGCGGTGCTGCCGGCATAA
- a CDS encoding segregation and condensation protein A, which produces MSGDDEEENFDLPLHERSEDVLTLDLDGWEGPLDLLLNLARAQKVDLAKISILALTEQYIAFIERARALKLEIAADYLVMAAWLAYLKSCLLLPKDPEVEPSPEELALRLQLRLQRLAAMREAGARLMGRDRLGRDVFTRGAPEGLKVVRKAAWDATLYDLISAYGMVQARGDEPVHIVQRRPVMTLEQAIERVSRMVGAMIDWTSLEAFLPSEATGEFRKSALASSFVAALELARQGKVSLMQEGAFAPLMLRAAA; this is translated from the coding sequence ATGTCAGGCGACGACGAGGAAGAGAATTTCGACCTGCCGCTCCACGAGCGTTCGGAGGATGTGCTGACGCTCGACCTTGACGGCTGGGAGGGCCCGCTCGACCTGCTGCTCAATCTCGCCCGCGCGCAGAAGGTCGACCTGGCGAAAATATCGATCCTGGCGCTGACCGAGCAATATATCGCCTTCATCGAACGGGCCCGGGCGCTCAAGCTGGAGATCGCCGCCGATTATCTGGTGATGGCGGCCTGGCTCGCCTATCTCAAATCCTGCCTGCTGCTGCCCAAGGACCCCGAGGTCGAGCCGAGCCCCGAGGAACTGGCGCTGCGGCTGCAGCTGCGACTCCAGCGGCTCGCCGCGATGCGCGAGGCGGGCGCCCGGCTGATGGGCCGCGACCGGCTTGGCCGCGATGTCTTCACGCGGGGCGCGCCCGAAGGATTGAAGGTGGTCCGCAAGGCGGCCTGGGATGCGACGCTCTACGACCTGATCTCCGCCTATGGCATGGTCCAGGCGCGCGGCGACGAGCCGGTCCACATCGTCCAGCGCCGCCCGGTGATGACGCTCGAACAGGCGATCGAGCGGGTGTCGCGGATGGTGGGTGCGATGATCGACTGGACCAGCCTGGAGGCCTTTCTGCCGAGCGAGGCGACCGGCGAGTTCCGCAAATCGGCGCTCGCCTCCAGCTTCGTCGCGGCGCTGGAGCTGGCCCGGCAGGGCAAGGTTTCGCTGATGCAGGAGGGCGCCTTCGCGCCGCTGATGCTGCGGGCGGCGGCGTGA
- a CDS encoding SPOR domain-containing protein: MTDYSRDRLGPEDEDRLPWLEPVEEEYEEGGVSTGRLILWLTIAVAVIALIIGGFLWMRSSDKAASGDGALIKAPDSYYKERPAEQAGPTADDEIVYSASKGNEVESVIDTGSAAETPVNVDRPTAEAVPPPTVSAPKPAPAAAKPTAPAAKPTVEQALPKQAVKTAPVKPAAPVAAPAEREPASGGSMVQLGAFSSQAKANAAWKNLSGRFSFLKDLTQSVVPVQSGDKTLYRLRAGGGNAGDICRRLRTAGESCSVIG; encoded by the coding sequence ATGACCGATTACTCGCGCGACAGGCTGGGCCCGGAGGACGAGGATCGTCTGCCGTGGCTCGAACCGGTCGAGGAAGAGTATGAGGAAGGCGGGGTCAGCACCGGCCGGCTGATCCTCTGGCTGACCATCGCCGTGGCGGTGATCGCGCTGATCATCGGCGGCTTCCTGTGGATGCGGAGCAGCGACAAGGCCGCCTCCGGCGATGGCGCGCTGATCAAGGCGCCCGACAGCTATTATAAGGAGCGCCCCGCCGAGCAGGCCGGCCCCACCGCCGACGACGAGATCGTCTACAGCGCGAGCAAGGGCAATGAGGTGGAGAGCGTGATCGACACCGGCAGCGCCGCCGAGACGCCGGTCAATGTCGACCGGCCGACGGCCGAGGCCGTGCCGCCCCCGACCGTTTCCGCGCCCAAGCCAGCACCCGCCGCCGCCAAGCCGACCGCGCCGGCGGCCAAGCCGACGGTAGAGCAGGCGCTGCCGAAACAGGCGGTGAAAACCGCGCCGGTGAAGCCCGCCGCGCCCGTGGCAGCTCCGGCGGAGCGCGAACCGGCCTCGGGCGGATCGATGGTCCAGCTCGGCGCCTTCTCCAGCCAGGCCAAGGCCAATGCGGCGTGGAAGAACCTGTCGGGCCGCTTCTCCTTCCTCAAGGACCTCACCCAGTCGGTCGTCCCGGTCCAGTCGGGCGACAAGACCCTCTACCGGCTGCGCGCGGGGGGCGGCAACGCGGGCGACATCTGCCGCCGGCTGCGCACCGCGGGCGAGAGCTGTTCGGTGATCGGATAA
- the argS gene encoding arginine--tRNA ligase, which produces MTTLYASFADRIGTILDDLQAGGQLPAGIERRNVTVEPPRDPAHGDLATNAAMVLAKPAGMNPRALAELIVPKLAALPEIASAEIAGPGFINVRLTEQSWRDELGRVLSTGADYGRSAIGRGQRVNVEYVSANPTGPMHMGHCRGAVVGDALATLLEFAGYDVTREYYINDAGAQVQTLARSAHLRYREALGETIEIPEGFYPGDYLIPIGQALAAEFGDRYVGKPESEWLDSFREKTVAAMMDMIRADLALLGIHHDLFASEAAVQKAGKVDAALDRLTAEGLVYKGTLEPPKGELPDDWEPTEMTLFKATAFGDDSDRPVRKSDGGLTYFGTDLAYHAQKAETADILIDIWGADHAGTVKRIKAAVQALTGGRVAFDVKLVQMVRLLRGGEPVKMSKRSGSFVTLADVVREVGKDVVRFTMLTRKADAQMDFDFAKVVEASKDNPVFYVQYAHARGRSLHRRAAEAGIDLTPAADLQLLDGEELALVKLAAQFPRIVEGAAQAHEPHRIAFYLYDLAALFHALWNRGNDDPSRRFLLTDRPEMTRARLALSDAIGQIIRNGLGVMGVAAAEEMQ; this is translated from the coding sequence TTGACCACGCTCTATGCCAGTTTCGCCGACCGGATCGGCACCATTCTCGACGACCTTCAGGCGGGCGGACAGCTCCCGGCGGGGATCGAGCGACGGAATGTCACGGTGGAACCGCCGCGGGACCCGGCGCATGGCGACCTGGCGACCAACGCCGCGATGGTGCTGGCCAAGCCGGCGGGGATGAACCCGCGCGCGCTGGCCGAGCTGATCGTGCCGAAGCTGGCCGCGCTGCCCGAGATCGCCAGCGCGGAGATTGCCGGCCCCGGCTTCATCAACGTCCGGCTGACCGAACAGAGCTGGCGCGACGAACTGGGCCGCGTCCTGTCGACCGGCGCGGACTATGGCCGTTCGGCGATCGGCCGGGGCCAGCGGGTCAATGTCGAATATGTCTCCGCCAATCCGACCGGCCCGATGCACATGGGCCATTGCCGGGGCGCGGTGGTCGGCGATGCGCTCGCCACCCTGCTGGAGTTCGCCGGCTACGATGTGACCCGCGAATATTATATCAACGACGCCGGCGCGCAGGTACAGACGCTCGCCCGTTCGGCCCATCTGCGCTACCGCGAGGCGCTGGGCGAGACGATCGAGATTCCCGAGGGCTTCTATCCCGGCGATTATCTGATCCCGATCGGCCAGGCGCTCGCCGCCGAGTTTGGCGACCGCTATGTCGGCAAGCCCGAGAGCGAGTGGCTCGACAGCTTCCGCGAGAAGACCGTCGCGGCGATGATGGACATGATCCGCGCCGATCTGGCGTTGCTCGGAATCCACCATGATCTGTTCGCGTCCGAGGCCGCCGTCCAGAAGGCCGGCAAGGTCGATGCCGCGCTCGACCGGCTGACCGCCGAGGGGCTGGTCTACAAGGGCACCCTAGAACCGCCCAAGGGCGAGCTTCCCGACGACTGGGAACCGACCGAGATGACGCTGTTCAAGGCGACCGCGTTCGGCGACGACAGTGATCGTCCCGTGCGCAAGTCCGACGGCGGGCTCACCTATTTCGGCACCGACCTGGCCTACCACGCCCAGAAGGCCGAGACCGCCGACATATTGATCGACATCTGGGGCGCCGATCATGCCGGCACGGTCAAGCGGATCAAGGCGGCCGTGCAGGCGCTGACCGGCGGCAGGGTGGCGTTCGACGTCAAGCTCGTCCAGATGGTGCGCCTGCTGCGCGGCGGCGAACCGGTGAAGATGTCGAAGCGTTCAGGCAGCTTCGTCACGCTCGCCGATGTCGTGCGCGAGGTGGGCAAGGACGTGGTCCGCTTCACCATGCTGACCCGCAAGGCCGACGCGCAGATGGATTTCGACTTCGCCAAGGTGGTCGAGGCATCGAAGGACAATCCGGTCTTCTATGTCCAATATGCCCATGCGCGCGGCCGTTCGCTCCACCGCCGCGCGGCCGAGGCCGGGATAGACCTCACCCCCGCCGCCGACCTGCAGCTGCTCGACGGCGAGGAGCTGGCGCTGGTCAAGCTCGCCGCCCAGTTCCCGCGCATCGTCGAGGGCGCGGCGCAGGCGCATGAGCCGCACCGCATCGCCTTCTACCTTTATGACCTGGCCGCGCTGTTCCACGCGCTGTGGAACCGGGGCAATGATGATCCGTCTCGTCGCTTCCTGCTCACCGACAGGCCCGAAATGACACGCGCACGGCTGGCGCTCAGTGACGCGATCGGGCAGATTATCCGCAATGGTCTCGGCGTCATGGGCGTCGCCGCGGCGGAGGAGATGCAGTAA
- the tatC gene encoding twin-arginine translocase subunit TatC, producing MRDIDESRAPLLEHLLELRRRLLMSLVALGVCFGVCLYFARPIFAFLVQPLLRAGQGKLIYTQIFEAFFVEIKVAFFAAMMLAFPIIANQVWQFVAPGLYRNEKRALLPFILATPLLFLTGAALAYYVAIPVALHFLLGFQGNLGGVQQEALPAVGNYLSFVMQFLFGFGLSFLLPVLLMLLERAGIVTRKQLVGARRYAIVGAFAIAAVLTPPDVGSQLLLAIPLIFLYELALIGIWFTERGRKRQEPETA from the coding sequence ATGAGGGATATCGACGAGAGCCGCGCTCCGCTGCTCGAACATCTGCTGGAATTGCGCCGCCGCCTGCTGATGTCGTTGGTGGCGCTGGGCGTCTGCTTCGGCGTCTGCCTCTATTTCGCGCGCCCGATCTTCGCCTTCCTAGTCCAGCCCCTGCTGCGCGCGGGCCAGGGGAAGCTGATCTACACGCAGATCTTCGAAGCCTTCTTCGTGGAGATCAAGGTAGCCTTCTTCGCCGCGATGATGCTGGCCTTCCCGATCATCGCCAACCAGGTGTGGCAGTTCGTCGCGCCCGGCCTCTACCGCAACGAGAAACGCGCGCTGCTGCCGTTCATCCTCGCGACGCCGCTGCTGTTCCTGACCGGCGCGGCGCTGGCCTATTATGTCGCGATCCCGGTAGCGCTGCATTTCCTGCTCGGCTTCCAGGGTAATCTGGGTGGTGTCCAGCAGGAGGCGCTGCCGGCGGTGGGCAATTACCTGTCCTTCGTGATGCAGTTCCTGTTCGGCTTCGGCCTGTCCTTCCTGCTGCCGGTGCTGCTGATGCTGCTGGAGAGGGCCGGCATCGTCACCCGCAAGCAGCTGGTCGGCGCCCGGCGCTACGCGATCGTCGGGGCCTTCGCGATCGCGGCGGTGCTGACCCCGCCTGACGTGGGATCGCAGCTGCTGCTCGCGATCCCGCTGATCTTCCTCTACGAGCTCGCGCTGATCGGCATCTGGTTCACCGAGCGGGGCCGTAAAAGACAAGAACCCGAGACGGCCTGA
- a CDS encoding sensor histidine kinase, with amino-acid sequence MKRPVKIVFARLSTGTKMLLILSAALLPLGFIALLTSLDMARSASAERRTAAEAATAMHAATAQAVIDRGLFAVRAAASSQRDPAYLCDVIARQVRLSPEGRPPVAMFDPFGRKLCQSHGAPIGRLAVANSPLTAADAHHERVLLDVRRRLIRTTAERADGSLTVEADIAADAIRPAGGGDGGLPLARLTLEQGPARLVLLEHGRPGDADLLRLSHPLAGGRIALVAEYRLAPARARTALLVMLPILMWAAAAWTGWFIVNRLLLFPLAQLKQAIDSWQGGRTAFRLPRLTTPSHEIRDLADSFAAAAARINEHDSELEEGLARQTKLTREVHHRVKNNLQVVSSLINLHARGAEGPVAAAYAAIQRRVDALAVVHRNHYAELEENRGVAMRALAGELATSLRASAPASATGMPIALNMIDAYVTQDVAVPVAFLITEVVELLMHCNPRGSVLISLEAADEPGRADLRIETVGMPDAAIDAYPGIARFDRVVTGIARQFRAPLSQDLETGRFGIRIPTLD; translated from the coding sequence ATGAAGCGTCCCGTCAAGATCGTCTTCGCCCGCCTTTCCACTGGCACCAAGATGCTGCTGATCCTGTCGGCGGCCCTGCTCCCGCTTGGCTTCATCGCGCTGCTGACGTCGCTCGACATGGCGCGTTCCGCTTCGGCGGAGCGACGGACCGCCGCCGAGGCGGCGACCGCGATGCACGCCGCTACGGCCCAGGCGGTGATCGATCGCGGCCTGTTCGCGGTTCGCGCGGCGGCGAGCAGCCAGCGTGATCCCGCCTATCTTTGCGACGTCATCGCCCGCCAGGTCCGGCTCAGTCCCGAAGGGCGTCCTCCGGTCGCGATGTTCGATCCGTTCGGCCGCAAGCTATGCCAGTCGCACGGGGCGCCAATCGGGCGCCTGGCCGTCGCCAACTCCCCGCTCACCGCGGCCGATGCCCATCATGAGCGCGTCTTGCTGGATGTCCGGCGTCGGCTGATCCGCACGACCGCCGAGCGGGCCGACGGCAGCCTGACGGTCGAAGCCGATATCGCCGCCGATGCCATCCGTCCCGCGGGCGGGGGCGATGGCGGCCTGCCTCTCGCGCGGCTGACCCTGGAGCAGGGGCCCGCCCGGCTGGTGCTGCTCGAACATGGCCGGCCCGGCGATGCCGATCTGCTGCGTCTTTCGCATCCGTTGGCCGGTGGACGGATCGCGCTCGTCGCCGAATATCGGCTGGCTCCCGCGCGGGCGCGGACGGCGCTGCTGGTGATGCTGCCGATCCTGATGTGGGCGGCGGCGGCCTGGACCGGCTGGTTCATCGTCAACCGGTTGCTGCTGTTCCCGCTCGCCCAGCTCAAACAGGCGATCGACAGCTGGCAGGGGGGGCGGACGGCCTTCCGCCTGCCGCGCTTGACCACGCCCAGCCACGAGATACGCGATCTCGCCGACAGCTTCGCGGCCGCGGCGGCGCGAATCAATGAGCATGACAGCGAACTGGAGGAGGGCCTGGCGCGGCAGACCAAGCTGACCCGCGAGGTTCATCATCGCGTCAAGAACAACCTCCAGGTCGTCTCCAGTCTGATCAACCTGCACGCCCGGGGCGCGGAGGGGCCGGTTGCCGCCGCCTATGCCGCGATCCAGCGGCGGGTCGACGCGCTCGCCGTCGTCCACCGCAACCATTATGCAGAGCTGGAGGAGAATCGGGGTGTTGCGATGCGGGCGCTGGCGGGGGAACTCGCCACGTCGCTGCGCGCGTCGGCGCCGGCCAGCGCCACCGGCATGCCGATCGCACTCAACATGATCGACGCCTATGTGACGCAGGACGTCGCGGTGCCGGTGGCCTTCCTGATCACCGAGGTGGTCGAGCTGCTGATGCACTGCAATCCACGGGGCTCGGTGCTGATCTCGCTCGAGGCCGCCGACGAGCCCGGCCGTGCCGATCTGCGGATCGAGACGGTCGGCATGCCTGACGCCGCGATCGACGCCTATCCCGGCATCGCCCGCTTCGATCGGGTTGTCACCGGAATCGCCCGTCAGTTCCGGGCTCCGCTCTCGCAGGACCTCGAAACCGGGCGTTTCGGGATCCGCATCCCCACGCTCGATTGA
- a CDS encoding M20/M25/M40 family metallo-hydrolase: MARVIALAAALTGALLWAILAVMPPAPLGAGAPATAFSATRALADIKAMARAPHPVGSAENARVRGYLASRLRALGAEVSEQAVPLGSKSLQRLGKWSGREERGVVARNLIGVIPGKDRAKPAVLLMAHYDGVWGSPAAADDAMGVAAILEAARAMRARGVGERDLILLFTDSEEVGLDGADGFFKRHGLATYVGAIVNLETRGAGGRANMFETGPGNGAMMRLYAAKVARPATNSLAVLIYGLMPNSTDYTVAKAKGIPGFNLAVLDRGWAYHSPMATPDAVDPASVQDMGDQALALTSALAFASELPARAPDASFADLMGRVTIVYPAAAGWALLAVAALLTGLAWRRERPAPRAIGGGMIQVAALLLHGSLLLTAWNALSGSGGANYYDRLAALPRLETMAALLIAGLMAMLPLFRRREPRLLMIAPAMALMWAGLLTGGAVMIIPIALLAMLAAWFLPVAVEDRGWGALLLLLLSGLIVQIAQPTAGPFLHWPLLLAAIAFAARAWLPERAALAIAALMAAIGVGHLLAQAHFIMLGIGAEMPAVLALLLFVALPLLLPLWPARAPRWLPGTALAAALAIALWVRLDPIAPSIPAYSQAEGGTKHKD; this comes from the coding sequence ATGGCGCGCGTCATCGCGCTGGCGGCGGCGCTGACCGGCGCGCTGCTCTGGGCGATTCTGGCCGTGATGCCACCCGCGCCGCTGGGTGCCGGCGCCCCGGCTACCGCCTTCTCCGCCACGCGCGCGCTTGCCGATATCAAGGCGATGGCGCGCGCGCCGCATCCGGTCGGCTCTGCGGAAAATGCCCGGGTGCGGGGCTATCTCGCCAGCCGGCTCCGGGCGCTCGGCGCGGAAGTCTCCGAACAGGCGGTGCCGCTCGGGTCGAAATCGCTCCAGCGGCTCGGCAAGTGGAGCGGGCGCGAAGAGCGGGGCGTGGTCGCCCGCAATCTGATCGGCGTCATCCCCGGCAAGGACCGGGCGAAGCCGGCGGTGCTGCTGATGGCGCATTATGACGGCGTATGGGGATCGCCCGCGGCCGCCGACGATGCGATGGGTGTCGCGGCCATCCTGGAGGCCGCGCGCGCGATGCGGGCACGCGGCGTGGGCGAACGCGACCTGATCCTGCTGTTCACCGACAGCGAGGAGGTAGGGCTCGACGGCGCCGATGGCTTCTTCAAGCGCCACGGGCTCGCCACCTATGTCGGGGCGATCGTCAATCTGGAGACGCGCGGCGCGGGCGGGCGGGCGAACATGTTCGAGACCGGCCCCGGCAACGGCGCGATGATGCGGCTCTACGCCGCGAAGGTCGCGCGGCCCGCGACCAACTCGCTCGCGGTGCTGATCTACGGCCTGATGCCCAACTCCACCGATTACACGGTGGCCAAGGCGAAGGGCATTCCCGGCTTCAACCTGGCCGTGCTCGATCGCGGCTGGGCCTATCATTCGCCGATGGCGACACCCGATGCGGTCGATCCCGCCTCGGTACAGGACATGGGCGATCAGGCGCTGGCGCTCACCTCGGCGCTGGCCTTCGCCTCCGAACTCCCCGCCCGCGCGCCGGACGCCAGCTTCGCCGACCTGATGGGACGGGTGACGATCGTCTATCCGGCAGCGGCGGGCTGGGCACTGCTGGCCGTGGCTGCGCTGCTGACAGGCCTCGCCTGGCGGCGCGAACGGCCGGCGCCGCGCGCGATCGGCGGGGGAATGATCCAGGTCGCGGCGCTGCTGCTGCACGGCTCGCTGCTGCTCACCGCCTGGAACGCTCTCTCGGGCAGCGGCGGCGCCAACTATTATGACCGGCTCGCCGCCCTTCCCCGGCTGGAGACCATGGCCGCGCTGCTGATCGCGGGACTGATGGCGATGCTGCCGCTGTTCCGCCGCCGCGAGCCCCGGCTGCTGATGATCGCGCCGGCCATGGCGCTGATGTGGGCGGGGCTGCTTACCGGCGGCGCGGTGATGATCATCCCGATCGCGCTGCTGGCGATGCTTGCTGCCTGGTTCCTGCCCGTCGCCGTCGAGGATCGCGGCTGGGGGGCGCTGCTGCTGCTCCTGCTGTCTGGCCTGATCGTTCAGATCGCCCAGCCCACCGCCGGCCCGTTCCTGCACTGGCCGCTGCTGCTCGCCGCCATCGCCTTCGCCGCGCGGGCCTGGCTGCCCGAACGGGCCGCGCTGGCGATCGCCGCGCTGATGGCGGCGATCGGGGTCGGCCATCTGCTGGCCCAGGCGCATTTCATCATGCTCGGCATCGGCGCGGAGATGCCGGCGGTACTGGCGCTGCTGCTGTTCGTGGCGCTGCCGCTGCTGCTGCCGCTCTGGCCCGCGCGCGCGCCGCGCTGGCTGCCCGGGACGGCCCTCGCCGCCGCGCTGGCCATCGCGCTGTGGGTGCGCCTCGATCCGATCGCGCCGTCGATTCCGGCCTACAGCCAGGCCGAAGGCGGCACCAAACATAAGGACTGA
- a CDS encoding NepR family anti-sigma factor, which produces MQLRGVGRLAKEEQSKAPANDVAGSKPARKRRADSARDSSVGSALRSVYAQTVDEAVPSEFLDLLNKLD; this is translated from the coding sequence ATGCAACTCAGGGGCGTGGGCCGGTTGGCGAAGGAAGAACAGTCGAAGGCGCCGGCGAACGATGTAGCCGGCTCCAAACCGGCCAGGAAACGCCGGGCCGATAGCGCACGCGATTCGAGCGTGGGCTCGGCGTTGCGCTCTGTCTATGCGCAGACGGTCGACGAAGCTGTCCCCTCCGAATTCCTGGATCTGCTCAACAAGCTGGATTGA
- a CDS encoding entericidin A/B family lipoprotein — protein MFKRTIAVAFVSLTLLAVSACNTVSGAGKDVSSAGKAVSNAAEDAK, from the coding sequence ATGTTCAAACGCACCATCGCCGTCGCCTTCGTCAGCCTCACCCTGCTTGCCGTGTCGGCCTGCAACACGGTGTCGGGCGCAGGCAAGGACGTGTCCTCGGCTGGCAAGGCCGTCTCGAACGCCGCCGAAGACGCGAAATAA